GCTCTAGAGGAAGTGGCAATTCAACTAAAAGACTACTGAGATATGAAACAGCTTGTGCCATTGTAGGTCTATCATCAGGATTTTCTTGAACACATAATAAACCAAGCTGAATGCATTTAATAACTTCACTATGAGAAAACATGTCTTTTAGAATAGGGTCCAACATTTCTAATGGCGTTTGATTCCTCCATAGTCTCCAAGCCTGCATGAATTTCTCAAATTTAGGATTTCAAATCATTGTTTTCTAACTTGTTACTAAATATATGGTTATGTACATAAGCATcaataaaaggaaattatatgGGATTACAATACTCACAGTTCTTAGGATATCCTCAAAATCGTGTGATTGAATGGGACGACTATTTCTCTTTCCACTAACTATCTCAAGAATTATAACTCCAAAACTGAACACATCGGATTTCTCAGAAAATTGTCCGTGCATTGCATATTCCGGAGACATATAACCactataagaaaaatattgatattagtTCTTTGTTGAAAATTAAGGGCATGTTTACTcgatgaaaatattttttgttttgaatttctaaaacatatgtttattttaacatACTAATAAAAAGATGAAAGTCTCTTGAAGTGAACCTTGTGATAAAAATAACTTACTATGTTCCCACAATTCTATTTGTACTGCTTCCTTGTTCTTGATCGATTGCAACTATTCTTGCCAAACCAAAATCTGATATTTTTGGATTCATTTTGTCATCTAACAATACATTGCTAGGTTTGAGATCTCGATGTATGACTTTAAGTCTTGAATACTCATGTAAGTAAAGAATTCCTCGTGCAATTCCTCCAATAATTTTATAACGCTCAAACCAATGTAGCACTCTATGCTTTTTGGAATCTACAAATTAATAATAGGGCATTTGGTTAAGAAATGTGTAGTTTTAACGAAATTTGAGAAagacaacatatatttttaaaaaataatatgctAAATTCCAATGCAAAGTAGAATCCTTACCAAATAGGAAATAATCAAGACTCTTATTAGGCACATATTCATATATAAGCATTTTTTCTCGTTCTTCCAAGCAGAATCCTAGTAAAGTCACCAAATTTCTATGTTGAAGCTTGGCTATTagtaaaatttcattttgaaattctATAGAACCTTGTCCTGAACTTCTTGAGAGTTTCTTTACTGCTATTTGTTGTCCATCAGAAAGAACACCCTGCAACAACAATCTACTGGTTAACACAAATTCAGTTGTTTGAACATTAAAATACTACTAATATAGTGTATGTGACACGTTATGCGTTTATTTCTATCTatttcttactttttattttttatgaatttcacgtattaaaaaaaatacacgcAAATTGAATGACACCGTATTTGACATCAAATTTTAACGTCAAAACATAATATCTCATTGGTTAACCATGAAAAAGCAAAGCATTTGCAAAGTGTAGGGAATTACCTTGTAGACAATACCAAATCCTCCTTTGCCTATCTCGTTCTCACTTGAAAATTTGTTGGTGGCAGCTTCAATTGTAGAAAACTTGAATTGTAAGGAGTCTAGTGTTTTAAGTTCATCCCCAACTGAACCAATTAACGTATATTTACAAGTTAGTATGGAAagaaaaaacttcaattaataatataacaagTAAAATAAGCAAAATGAAAATGGGATATTGCATAATTGTTTTTCCTTAAATATACATACAATTTTCCCTTAGCATTGTCCTACGTCTCTGCCTTGATCTTCTCCGTTTGTAATAGCAGCCTATAAAGAAAAGTAATACAGGAACAATGGCCAGGGAAATAATTATGACAATTGCTTTTGTTCCAACTCCATTTCTTCCTGCGTACAATATTTGATTGAGGTAATTATGTCAGTTGAAACCAAAGAGAAATTAAAGTAGTAACTTATGAAACACATATAAGACCTGTGATCCTTTTTATTACGGTTTGaatatagtttttatttataatttggtattttattttgcacaaatttaatccttataaatattgcttttataatattttgagagaattgataaCTTATACctttagggcacatgttaaataacctaataaaatgaaaattttatttaagaaattgtACTAATTTATTCGTCTAGagattgaaaattaatgttttataataaatatttaccaTTTATAAAATCGTTAACACATGTCTTAAGAACACAAATTAGCATGACATGATATTTTTTAGTCCTTCAATTTGTGGTATTTTTGAAACGTTTGGTCTTCGACAATGGCATGTGATGTGACATTAAATTCAACGAAATAGAAAATTCCAACCATATACTCCTTTGTATGCCCGGTAGTGATAAATGTTTGGATGTGTATATTCAAGTGATTGGGTTTGAAAGTTAAAACTCAAGGGGTAGGGGGCAACATTTTATTCAGTTTGGAGAGTTGGTCAAATGAAAAGAAAGGTATATCTCTTTctcacaactttttgacaactttctttctcatactcatattatcctattattatctctctttctttttctctctccattgtttttgatcaatgaaaagagagaaaaaagaagttgtctcatatgattgttcaaataacactactcttcTTATTTATTTAGTTGGCCACAACTTGAAACCTCTTTAGTATCTTTGTTCTCTTTTCAAACATTCTAAATGGAGGAATATATTTCAAACAAAAGTTAACCACTGTTTGAAGGACTTTTTAAATCTTTTAGGTGACATTTAATATGGGAAAGACTGCTTGTTTCCCACCATaggaaagttgtttttaaacCATCAGATTATATGATGAACATAGCTTTATGATAGACCACCTACACTAGATTTCTTCTGCAATCATATTCATCCTTTCACACACCTCAAAAACAATCTCAGTATCAGTGTTCCATTGTTATCGTTATTTTCTTCTCCAAATGTTCAACTAATCTCTCTTCAATAATGattgtcatttttttacaataacatGTACCaatctctcttcctttttccttttcttgttCTTCCTTCTTTATATGTACCAGTCTCTCTTCCTTCTTGTTTCTTCAATTGGAAAACCCACCAAAAACTTGTTTTATTTCCTTGTTCcattcattaattcataattatgttggcttattttatttttataaaagaaaataatcatgAAGTCCACATGAACCCATATTCATATTGAACCCGTTGAACAATCCAcacaataattaaatatcattgaataaaaaacaagaGAGAACTCAAGAGTGAAGGGAGTGACTTGTGTAGATCTaagttaaaattgaatttttgttcCGAAAAACTAAAACTGAACTCATTCATTTTCCTATAATTTACAAACTGTGAGCTTTGTTAAGGAACACAAACTAAAATTAATGGTCAATTTAGAGAAAAATAGTGACCCATTTGTCActgaaacttgaattaaaaaaatatagagagaATAAAATGTTGAGAGCACTGTGTGATTCAAGGCTGTTGAAATAATATTCATAGTTGGTTTGATCTTGCAATTTAGGCAGCTGGTGGTGGGTGAGTGAGTtatgaaggagagagaaatgGCTGTTAGTTGAAGACAAAGTTGGAAAAGATATAGTGTGTGCAGATTATAATAAGATCAGTGGTCCTCTTTAATCTGATGGCTAAAAAATACTTTTCTATGGTGGGAAACGACTTCCCTTTCCCATATTAAATGCCACCAATCTtttaaaccaatttaaaaaatgattaaatcattctaaaaaataaacgtgcataacaaaatttacattttgttttgattttagtttattgGTAGATCAGGGTCATAAATTCAATTTTGGATGCTCCGATTAGTTGAATTAATTTACGATTTTCCTGATTTTGTACTTTTTGAAATTATGATCACATTGAATTAATTCAACGAACACGGCATGCTTGTGGGTCTtcttaatgtttttgtttttgttttttttcttttcttgagtGGTTTGtatctttttaatattattaaaaaatattgtgagatagagaaaaaacatagaaaagtttcacaaaaatgaatgtgaaactcccttaatttaaaagtaaaaacttCTCATGCACCAACAAAAGTGATGAATTAAACAGTTCCATAGTGCCTAATCTTTGATcatgtatattaattaattaaacatttaatATAATGCAATGAATATTAAAGTacctgaagaagaagaagaagaaccatATAAGTTGTAAAACGGGTAGAGTTGATATCTAACAATACAAGAAGCAAGCAAAGCACTTGCACCCTCTCGTCCACTGCAACACTTTGGCAATGTTCCAATCgcatttcttaaacaaatctCACATTGAGAACTTGTCAAATCCGTACTACACTGTCCTGATCCATAAACCTTCATGCTTCTCGTCACTTCCACTTCTCCGGTACCAAATTTCTTCGCCGTCCTTGAATTCGCCGCCGTAACCACCAACTCATTCAACAACCCAAACACCGTTTCATTGAACCGTTCAAAGTCAACACCAGAaacatttttaccatttttaggATTTAACCTAGGTTCAATACTGTAATATCTAAAAAATTTGTTAGTGTAACGAAGAAGACATTCTTCATACCAAATAATAGCTTCTGTTTGATTTGTACAACGTCGTTTGATCTGTGTAGCCGCGTCAGTAACACAGTTTTGACAAGTTGTTGTGTTGACATCACCACGACAGAGAAAGATTCCGTTAACAGCGTTGGTTGTTCCAAAACCCATGATGGTCATGTAGTAACCATCTTGTTGTTGAGAAGAGTTGGTTGAAAGAGAATTGAGGAGGACATTGAGGTTTGTAGATAGTGTGCTGTTTGGTGTGTATGTTGTGTTGTCGTTGCAGTAAGAGCCTAGATATGTTGGAGATGCTTCTGTTGCTAATAAGGTTAGATAGAGGATGGAAACTACGTACGACCAGATTTGTTTTGAGGAAGTAGTaatcattatattatattgtagttttcttttgtatgatcaataaattaaactacaatattttctttctatgggatcatgatgatgatgattcattTCATAGGTTTATTAATTGTTAGCGGAGGAGGATATAGAAGAAGGGATTtgagacacttttttttttatttttaatttgtcacAAGAAATACATTTAAGACACTTAACTTTTTAAGTTTGATCAGAAATAATTAaagtaataaattaataaacaattttttcacgTGTTTTAACCTTGTAGTTGAATGAATCACGGCAAGTCGGCAACTAAGTCTACCTCTACGGCTCTACCCGAATTGTCAATAAAGGTCTCTTTAGAAGCAAGTAGTAAAATAggatttgtcaacaaaaaaagtaaaataaatttaggaTAAAATTTTTACATGTAATTCTCTGAAACTATAATTAGCCCCTTCTTTTAGTTTTtgctccaagtttttttttctacattaaTTACCTCCCCGAAAATAATCTTTATTTGGGTAATAACAAATCCAAAATagcatatttgtttttttctttccaaattaaCTAATATTCCGCGCCTAAAGTGTAAGAGTTTGTTTGTTACATATTATAAAAAAGTGATATCAAAGTTCAACAattagaaatttattttatagatttttaaaaataagttgtttatcataattaaatcattctttaaataaaatacttaaaCCAATTTCACTTGaaagcatattttttttttatttttttttattttttttattttatattctcaTTT
Above is a genomic segment from Medicago truncatula cultivar Jemalong A17 chromosome 5, MtrunA17r5.0-ANR, whole genome shotgun sequence containing:
- the LOC11439593 gene encoding putative receptor-like protein kinase At4g00960, which codes for MITTSSKQIWSYVVSILYLTLLATEASPTYLGSYCNDNTTYTPNSTLSTNLNVLLNSLSTNSSQQQDGYYMTIMGFGTTNAVNGIFLCRGDVNTTTCQNCVTDAATQIKRRCTNQTEAIIWYEECLLRYTNKFFRYYSIEPRLNPKNGKNVSGVDFERFNETVFGLLNELVVTAANSRTAKKFGTGEVEVTRSMKVYGSGQCSTDLTSSQCEICLRNAIGTLPKCCSGREGASALLASCIVRYQLYPFYNLYGSSSSSSGRNGVGTKAIVIIISLAIVPVLLFFIGCYYKRRRSRQRRRTMLRENFGDELKTLDSLQFKFSTIEAATNKFSSENEIGKGGFGIVYKGVLSDGQQIAVKKLSRSSGQGSIEFQNEILLIAKLQHRNLVTLLGFCLEEREKMLIYEYVPNKSLDYFLFDSKKHRVLHWFERYKIIGGIARGILYLHEYSRLKVIHRDLKPSNVLLDDKMNPKISDFGLARIVAIDQEQGSSTNRIVGTYGYMSPEYAMHGQFSEKSDVFSFGVIILEIVSGKRNSRPIQSHDFEDILRTAWRLWRNQTPLEMLDPILKDMFSHSEVIKCIQLGLLCVQENPDDRPTMAQAVSYLSSLLVELPLPLEPAFSMDRDMKLNIPTTESSSGQFISNSTASSINDLTKSQFFPR